One window of Triticum dicoccoides isolate Atlit2015 ecotype Zavitan chromosome 5A, WEW_v2.0, whole genome shotgun sequence genomic DNA carries:
- the LOC119301983 gene encoding plant UBX domain-containing protein 10-like, with the protein MSSSSARDGAGGSSRNYRSGFARNLARLPSSIVEGLSRSIARRAPRSRPQGIQVPQHHQPPPQWPPLPAATPTPPPFVPEELFFFSAFEQQYGGHHPFFYGCRLSEVLAIARREGKHVFVYLHDPAHPYTEPFCRGTLCSNVVVEFLDANFVSWGAVTGRGEGSGMAASLQPGSFPFCAVVAPVSSESITVLQRVEGPVTPSELVEMLQRTIDEQRVAFRASKADDHAAAFRASRAEEEERRRSALRLRQEQDAAYLESLRKDQEKERSKRTLQEGTARPKPKPSTKYPGQAGRETSRTTQIRAPAHKETVPSHTTEASTKVMIRFPNGERRQQSFRHTDTIREIYKYANSLGIPGIGKYQLVRSYPRKTYGHQQLEMNLGDAGFHPSVTLYIEQL; encoded by the exons ATGTCTTCAAGCTCGGCGAGGGATGGCGCAGGCGGGAGCTCGCGGAACTACCGCAGCGGCTTCGCCAGGAACCTCGCGAGGCTCCCGTCCAGCATCGTGGAAGGGCTGTCGAGGTCGATAGcccgccgggctccgaggagccgccCGCAGGGCATCCAGGTCCCCCAGCACCACCAGCCGCCGCCGCAGTGGCCTCCTCTTCCAGCTGCCACTCCTACTCCTCCGCCTTTCGTGCCGGAGGAGCTGTTCTTCTTCAGCGCGTTCGAGCAGCAGTACGGCGGCCACCACCCATTCTTCTACGGGTGCCGGCTCAGCGAGGTCCTGGCGATCGCCCGGCGAGAGGGCAAGCACGTGTTCGTGTACCTCCACGACCCGGCCCACCCGTACACCGAGCCCTTCTGCCGGGGCACGCTCTGCTCGAACGTGGTGGTGGAGTTCCTCGACGCCAACTTCGTGTCCTGGGGCGCGGTCACCGGCAGAGGGGAAGGGTCGGGCATGGCCGCGTCGCTGCAGCCCGGCAGCTTCCCGTTCTGCGCCGTCGTCGCCCCGGTCTCCAGCGAAAGCATCACAGTCCTACAACGG GTAGAAGGGCCGGTCACGCCGTCGGAGCTCGTGGAGATGTTGCAGAGAACCATCGACGAGCAACGCGTTGCTTTTCGAGCCTCGAAGGCTGACGACCATGCTGCGGCATTCAGAGCCTCTAGggctgaggaggaagagaggaggagatcGGCTCTACGGCTGCGGCAAGAGCAGGACGCAGCTTACCTCGAGTCACTTCGGAAGGATCAG GAAAAAGAAAGATCCAAAAGGACTCTTCAGGAGGGAACCGCAAGGCCAAAGCCAAAGCCAAGCACGAAATATCCTGGCCAGGCAGGTAGAGAAACTAGCAGGACAACCCAGATCAGAGCACCTGCGCATAAGGAAACTGTACCTTCACACACAACGGAAGCAAGCACCAAG GTAATGATAAGATTTCCCAACGGCGAGAGAAGGCAGCAGAGCTTCCGTCACACGGACACAATAAGGGAAATCTACAAGTATGCTAATTCCTTGGGCATACCTGGCATAGGAAAGTATCAACTTGTAAGGAGCTACCCAAGGAAAACCTACGGGCATCAGCAGCTGGAGATGAATCTTGGAGATGCAGGTTTCCATCCGAGTGTGACACTGTACATTGAGCAACTTTAG